From Hoeflea sp. 108:
CCTACGACCGCCAGCTCAATGTCATGTCGCAGCAGTTCGGCCAGCGCCTGACTGCCGAACAGGCCAAGGCGCTCGGCATCGAGAACCAGGTCGTGGCGCAGCTCGTTGCAGGTGCGGTGCTCGATGAGCAGGCGCGCAAGCTCGGCCTCGGCCTGTCCAAGGACCGCCTGGCACAGCTGACCTGGGACGATCCGACCTTCAAGGGTCCCGATGGCCAGTTCGACCGCCGTGCATTCGAATACATCCTGCGCCAGATCGGCATGCGCCCCGAGGACTATCTTAAGAACCGCGGCCAGGTCGCCGTGCGCCAGCAGATCGTCGAGGCCGTTTCCGACGGCATGAAGGCGCCCGACACCTTCCTGCGAGCAGTAGCCCTTTATCGCGGCGAAGACCGCACCGTCGATTACCTCACCCTGCCGAAGTCGCTGGTCGAGCCAATCGCCCCTCCGGCTGCCGACGCGCTCAAGACCTGGTTTGAGGAAAACAAGAAGAACTACGCGGCACCCGAGTTCCGCAAGCTGAGCTATGTCAAGCTTGAGCCCGAGGACATCATGGACCTCGGCTCGGTGACCGACGAGCAGGTTCGCCAGGACTACGACAAGAACAAGTCGCACTTCACCACGCCAGAGACGCGCAAGATCGACCAACTGGTCTTCGCCAGCGCCGATGCGGCCAAGGCAGCGTCGGACGCGATCAAGGGCGGCACGGCATTCGACAAGATGGTCGCCGACCAGGGCAAGACCGCAGCAGACGTCGCGCTCGGCACCGTCACCAAGGACGTTATCGCCGACAAGGCGGTTGCTGAAGCCGCTTTCGCGCTGCAGGCCAACCAGGTCAGCGACGTCATTCAGGGCGCCTTCGGACCGGTGCTGGTCCGCGTCAGTGAAGTGACACCCGAGACAACCAAGCCTCTGGATGAGGTCAAGGACCAGATCCGCAAGGACCTGGCCCTGGCGGAAGCCAATCGCATCCTGCTCGACGTGCACGATTCCTACGAAGACGCGCGCGCTGGAGGCGATTCCATGCAGTCGGCTGCCGACAAGCTGAAGCTCAAGGTCAACACCATCGAAGCGATCGACCGCGCCGGTCAGCGCCCTGACGGCACCGTCGTCAGCACCCTGCCGGACTCACGCAACCTGATCCAGGCCGTCTTCGAGGCGGAAGCCGGCATCGACAACCAGCCGCTCAACATCGGCACCAACGGCTTCGTGTTCTTCGAGGTCAACGGCATCACGCCTGCCCGTGATCGTACGCTCGACGAGGTCCACGACAAGGTTGTGGCCGACTGGACTGCCGCCGAGACGACAAAGCGCCTCAAGGACAAGGCCGACGAGCTGGCAAAGCGCCTCAAGGACGGTACCGACCTCGCCACCATCGCCTCCGAGCTCAATCTCGAGAAGCAGACCAAGCGCGGCTTGAAGCGCGAGGCCGATGACGCCGACTTCGGTCGCGAAGGTGCTGCCGCCATGTTCGAGATGGGCCAGGGCGGCACCGGCGTCGTGCCCTCGCCGACCGGCGACGGCCAGATCCTGTTCAAGATCGTCGAGGTGTTTGAGCCGGCCGGCGCCGATGCCAGCACGGTTCCGGCAGACGCGCAGAAGTCCTTCGCCACCGGCATGTCGGACGACCTGCTCGATCAGTTGGTGCAGCAACTGCAGGCCGAATACGGTGCAACCGTCAACCAGCAGGCCCTGGCCCGGGCAAGCACGGCACCGGCAAGATGAGCGCGCTGAAGCCCCATATCGCCAAGGTCGCAGCGGGAACGCCGCTCACCTTCGAGGAAGCACGCGATGCTTTCGACATCATCATGTCGGGCGAAGCGACGCCCGGCCAGATAGGCGGCTTCCTGATGGCGCTGCGCGTGCGCGGCGAAACCGTCAGCGAGATTTCGGGCGCCGTCGCCACGATGCGCGACAAGATGCTGCGCGTCGACGCACCTGCGGATGCCATCGACATCGTCGGCACCGGTGGTGACGGCTCGCACAGCGTCAACATCTCGACCGCATCGGCCTTCGTCATCGCCGGCGCGGGCGTGCCTGTGGCCAAACACGGCAATCGCGGCCTGTCGTCGCTGACAGGCGCTGCCGACGTGCTGACGGCGCTGGGCGTCAACATCGAGCTTACGCCCGAGGCCATCGGCCGATGCATCCACGAAGCAGGCGTCGGCTTCATGTTCGCGCCCGCGCATCATCCGGCAATGAAGCATGTCGGTGCGACACGCGTCGAACTCGGCACGCGCACCATCTTCAACCTGCTCGGCCCGCTCTCCAATCCGGCCGGCGTCGACCGCCAGCTCGTCGGCGTGTTCTCGCCCGAATGGATTGTTCCGGTCGCCGAGACGCTGAAGGAACTTGGCGCCGTCTCGACCTGGGTCGTTCATGGCGACGGCTATGACGAGATCACCACGACGGGCGAAACGCATGTCGCGGCCTTGGCCGACGGCAAGATCTCGACCTTCACGCTGACGCCCGAACAGGTCGGCCTCGCCAGGCACACGCGCGAAGAGCTGCGTGGCGGTGATTCCTCCTACAATGCGGCGGCATTGCGTGGCGTGATAGAGGGTGCCAAGGG
This genomic window contains:
- a CDS encoding peptidylprolyl isomerase yields the protein MLETMRSAAGTWVAKLLLLLLVVSFAIWGISGRMLHEFGGDKVITAGGTSVSAVEYRLAYDRQLNVMSQQFGQRLTAEQAKALGIENQVVAQLVAGAVLDEQARKLGLGLSKDRLAQLTWDDPTFKGPDGQFDRRAFEYILRQIGMRPEDYLKNRGQVAVRQQIVEAVSDGMKAPDTFLRAVALYRGEDRTVDYLTLPKSLVEPIAPPAADALKTWFEENKKNYAAPEFRKLSYVKLEPEDIMDLGSVTDEQVRQDYDKNKSHFTTPETRKIDQLVFASADAAKAASDAIKGGTAFDKMVADQGKTAADVALGTVTKDVIADKAVAEAAFALQANQVSDVIQGAFGPVLVRVSEVTPETTKPLDEVKDQIRKDLALAEANRILLDVHDSYEDARAGGDSMQSAADKLKLKVNTIEAIDRAGQRPDGTVVSTLPDSRNLIQAVFEAEAGIDNQPLNIGTNGFVFFEVNGITPARDRTLDEVHDKVVADWTAAETTKRLKDKADELAKRLKDGTDLATIASELNLEKQTKRGLKREADDADFGREGAAAMFEMGQGGTGVVPSPTGDGQILFKIVEVFEPAGADASTVPADAQKSFATGMSDDLLDQLVQQLQAEYGATVNQQALARASTAPAR
- the trpD gene encoding anthranilate phosphoribosyltransferase, with the translated sequence MSALKPHIAKVAAGTPLTFEEARDAFDIIMSGEATPGQIGGFLMALRVRGETVSEISGAVATMRDKMLRVDAPADAIDIVGTGGDGSHSVNISTASAFVIAGAGVPVAKHGNRGLSSLTGAADVLTALGVNIELTPEAIGRCIHEAGVGFMFAPAHHPAMKHVGATRVELGTRTIFNLLGPLSNPAGVDRQLVGVFSPEWIVPVAETLKELGAVSTWVVHGDGYDEITTTGETHVAALADGKISTFTLTPEQVGLARHTREELRGGDSSYNAAALRGVIEGAKGAYRDTVLMNAGAGLVVAGKVATIGEGIKLAADAIDSGRARAVLDRLVGISNG